TGTTCGGGGAGCTGGCCGAGGTGTTCGCGCGGCTCGGCGCGTTCCGCGACGTCCAGGTGCACTACCTGCACGCCTCGCCCGACGGCGGCCCCGCCGTGAGCCGCCGCTTCGAGCCGGCCGAGGCGCCGTTGCACCCGGTCAGCCAGCTCGCGGACCCCACCGGGCGGCGCCTGACGGTCGTCGTCAGCGACTGCACGGGGCCGCTGTGGCGCGACGGCACCGCGCACCGGCTGCTGCACCGGCTGTCGCGGCACGCGCCGGTCGCGGTCGTGCAGCCGCTGCCGCAGCGGCTGTGGGCCAGGACGCGGCTCCCGGTGCAGGCCGGGCTGCTGACCAGGGAGGAAGGTCCCGGCGGCTCGGCGCGGCTGCGGTTCACGGCCGGCGCCGGGCAGTCCGCGCCGCCGGCGCGCGGCGCCGTTCCCGTGCCGGTGCTGCCGCCCACGGCGGCCTCGCTCGGGGCGTGGGCCGGCCTGCTGTCCGGCTCGGGCGCGAGCTCCGCGCACGGCGCCGTCGGCTGGGTCCGCGCCGATCAGCCCCCCGCGCCGGCGCGCCGCGCGGTCGGCGTGCCGCGCAGCTCGGCCGCGCGGGTGGCGCGCTTCCGCGCCACCGCGTCGCCCGGCGCGGCCAGGCTCGCCGTCTACCTGTCCGCCGCGCCCCTGTACCTGCCGGTGATGCAGCTGATCCAGCGGACGATGCTGCCCGACTCGGGCCCTGCCGAGCTGTCGGAAGTGCTGCTGAGCGGGCTGGTGCGGCGGCTCTCCGAGGTGTCGGACGACGGGCGCTGGTACGAGTTCACGGCCGGGGTCCACGACGAGCTGCTGGGGGACCTCGGGCAGGACGAGGCGCTGCTGGTGCTCAAGCACTGCTCCGGCTACGTGGCGCAGCGGTTCGGCAGGACGGGGCCCAACTTCCCCGCCCTCGCCCTCGCCCAGCTCTCCGGCGAGGAGGAGCCGCGGGGCGAGCGGCAGGAGGACCCGCAGGGGCCGCCGCTGCCGCGGCCGTTCGCCGAGGTGGCGGCCAAGGTGCTGCGGCGCTTCCTGCCCGAGGCGCCGCCGCTCGCGCAGGGGCAGCCCGGTGCCGCCTACGTGCCGGAGCCGTCCGTCGCGGTGGAGCAGGCCAGGGCGCTGGCCGCGCGGTTCGCCGCGGACGGCAAGGTGCAGCACCAGCTGGACGCGGTGCGGCTGCTGCGGCAGGCGGCCGGCGGCCAGCGGGCCGCTGGACTCGGCACCGATCCCGAGCTGTGGAGCGAGCTGGCCGAGCAGCTGCTGTGCCTGTGGCGGGCCCAGCGCGACGGGGCGCTGCTGGCCGAGGCCCAGGACGCGGCGCGGACCGCGGCGACGCACCCCGGGTCCGCGGTGGCGCGCGCGGCGCTCGCGCGGGTGCTGCGGGCCATGGCGGGCGAGCGGCGGGCCGCGGGGGACGACGGGGCGGCGCTCGACCTGTGGCAGCGCGCGGACGCGGAGTTCGCGGCGGTGTGCGCGACGCCTGGACTCGACCCGGGGACGGCCGTCGACCTGACGTTGGAGCGCGTCGAGGTGTTGCAGGAGCAGTGGCGGCTGAACGGCGACACGGCGCTGCTCCAGGAGAGCATCGGCATCGTGGAGGCCGTGGCGGACGCCTGGCCGGCCGACGAGGCCGAGCCGAGCGGGCTGCCGCTGGCGCACGGCCGGGCGCTGCTGCGGCTCGCCGAGGCGGCGCCGGACGCGGAACGGGCCCGGGTGTGGGCCGGGCAGGCCGCCGAGTCCCTGCGGCGCGGTTGCTGGGCGCTGGAGGCGGAGGGCGCGCAGGTGGGGGTGCGGGCCTGGGCGCTGCTCGACCTGGTGGACGCGCTGCTGCTGACCGAGCACGAGTGGCGGCGGGCGGATGAGGTCGTCGAACGGGCGCGCCGGCTGAGCGACAGGCCCGGGCTCGTCGTGGCCTGCCTGCGGCGCGCCGGGCGGCTCGCGGTGCGCGGGTACGAGGCGGGCGGCGGTCCCGAGGAGCTTGAGGCGGCGGCGCTGCGGTTCGAGGAGGCCGGCCGCCTGATGTCCCGTGACCTGGACGGGTACGGCGACCTGATCGAGGAGTGGGGCGCGGCGCTGCTGCGGCGGGCCGCGCTGCCGGACGGGGGCGCGTTCGTGTCGCGGGCGGTGCGGGTGCTGCGGGACTGCCGGATGGAGACGCCGGCGGGCGACCCGCGGCTGCCAGGGCGCCTGCTGATGCTGGGTCAGGCGCTGATCGTCCGGTACCAGGACGCCGTCGACCTGGTGGACCTGCGGGAGGCCGAGCACCTGTTCACGCGGGCGGCGCACGACGCGGAGGCTCCGCTGACGGCGGCGCGCGCGTGGTTCGAGCTGGGGGAGACCCACCGCAGGGCCTACCGGCACACGCGCCGCACGGAACGGCTCGACCAGGCGGCCGACGCCTACCGGCGGGCCGCGTCCGTGGCGCGGGTCGCGGTGCCGGGGCCCGCCGATCCCGGCGAGCCGGCGCGGCTCGCCGCGACGGCGCTGCACCAGCGGGGCGTGGTCCTCGAAGCAGCGCGCAAGCCGCTCGCGGCGGGCCAGGCGTACCGTTCCGCGCTCACGCTGTGGGGCCGCCTGCCGCGGGACGAGGCGTCCGGCGCGGCGGACACGACGGCGCGTCTGGAAGCGCTGCGGCGCGAGACCTGAACGCGCACGCTCCCGCCGGGGGCCGCCTCGGCGGCCCCGCGGGGTTTTCGCGCGTGCGCGGAAGGGAATCTTCCTTCGGCCCTGTTGCCGAGGAGTGTGCGGAGGAACCGTGAGCGAGGGGCGTGAGCCGCTGCCGGATCTGCTCGGGCTGAGTCTGAGCGAGTTGCGCGACCTGGACCACCCGGTGCTCAGTGAGGTGCTGGCCGAGCTGCGGGACCGGGTCGTGCGGCAGGGGGAAGGTCTTTGGGGCTTCAACCAGTTCGACAACAACGGTGTCATGTGACCGCCGGGGCGCGGAAGTAGCCGGTTTCGGCCCGGTCGCCATGCGAAACGGACAGAGGCTGACCGATCCTGTTTACGGAACGTCAGCCACGGAAGACTCCTCAGGGGCTCCACGAGACCGGAACAGGCCGGCGCGGAGCAGGACGATGGGGAGCCCGCGGGACGTGCACGCACCAGCGCAGGCGGCCGGGTCGCGAGTGCCGACGGCGCCCTTCCGGCAGTTCGTCGTGAAGGTCAACAGCCGTTGCAACCTGGCCTGCCGCTACTGCTACATGTACTTCGCCGCGGACACCGGCTGGCGCCGCCAGCCGGTGTCCGCCGCGCCGCAGACGCTGCGGCGCACCGCCCGCCGCATCGGCGAGCACGCGCGGACGCACCGGCTGCGCGCCCTGTCGGTCGTCCTGCACGGCGGCGAACCGCTCCTCACCGACCCGGCCGACCTCGGCGCGTTCGTCGAGGACGTCAGGGCGAGGGTGCCGGCCGACTGCGCGGTGCACGCCGCCGTGCAG
Above is a genomic segment from Streptomyces marincola containing:
- a CDS encoding SAV_2336 N-terminal domain-related protein — its product is MSDPAPGRRHDDLATLIGALRGAGLDPDLAGLADALWLAQFSRPCGPPSRAADAQDGPGEAAGRGRAAARPAPGADAGRAPATGRGQARFGAPGRAPHAADDTVRLYAEPAGEGRQAAGLPADALRVGVPEARALPSLLELERALRPLRRYRPPARPPRRPASGDLDERETVDRTARAGGLLTPAFRERARGHTEAQLLLDAASPMRVWQRMFGELAEVFARLGAFRDVQVHYLHASPDGGPAVSRRFEPAEAPLHPVSQLADPTGRRLTVVVSDCTGPLWRDGTAHRLLHRLSRHAPVAVVQPLPQRLWARTRLPVQAGLLTREEGPGGSARLRFTAGAGQSAPPARGAVPVPVLPPTAASLGAWAGLLSGSGASSAHGAVGWVRADQPPAPARRAVGVPRSSAARVARFRATASPGAARLAVYLSAAPLYLPVMQLIQRTMLPDSGPAELSEVLLSGLVRRLSEVSDDGRWYEFTAGVHDELLGDLGQDEALLVLKHCSGYVAQRFGRTGPNFPALALAQLSGEEEPRGERQEDPQGPPLPRPFAEVAAKVLRRFLPEAPPLAQGQPGAAYVPEPSVAVEQARALAARFAADGKVQHQLDAVRLLRQAAGGQRAAGLGTDPELWSELAEQLLCLWRAQRDGALLAEAQDAARTAATHPGSAVARAALARVLRAMAGERRAAGDDGAALDLWQRADAEFAAVCATPGLDPGTAVDLTLERVEVLQEQWRLNGDTALLQESIGIVEAVADAWPADEAEPSGLPLAHGRALLRLAEAAPDAERARVWAGQAAESLRRGCWALEAEGAQVGVRAWALLDLVDALLLTEHEWRRADEVVERARRLSDRPGLVVACLRRAGRLAVRGYEAGGGPEELEAAALRFEEAGRLMSRDLDGYGDLIEEWGAALLRRAALPDGGAFVSRAVRVLRDCRMETPAGDPRLPGRLLMLGQALIVRYQDAVDLVDLREAEHLFTRAAHDAEAPLTAARAWFELGETHRRAYRHTRRTERLDQAADAYRRAASVARVAVPGPADPGEPARLAATALHQRGVVLEAARKPLAAGQAYRSALTLWGRLPRDEASGAADTTARLEALRRET
- the fxsA gene encoding FxSxx-COOH cyclophane-containing RiPP peptide; this translates as MSEGREPLPDLLGLSLSELRDLDHPVLSEVLAELRDRVVRQGEGLWGFNQFDNNGVM